The DNA region tctatgacgtttttttttttaattcctttgcaAAATCAAGAACTTTCcccttgttaacttaaatgaactaaaaatgctggtgaataaaacaaaaaagtattatagagatattttatttggcatattttacaataatgatgataatatttCTACGAcgtttttttaattcctttgcaAAATCAAGAATGATTTTAAGATATGCATGCCAATCACCTCCGGCTGAAGCACACCCAATTCCTTCTGGAAACACGactttttccattataatcccgttgggatctgttaataaccacttaacaagttcattcatgcactctttgaacataatctcacgacctttctttgtatctaaatatttgcatgtattatAGTAGGCCTTATCAACTTTACAGTTCATATAATACTTATGTGGAGGCCCCATCGCATACTGTGCGAACATATTAACAATCATGGggttattttttccattatttacaaattttatgcTTCCAAATTTATCACGAGTGACTTCACTAGCTAGATTTGCTTTATGACATCCAGGTGATCTAAATAAATAAGGATTGCTAAGTGGTAAAACCTGACTTAAAGCATCAGCAAGACCTCCCTTTTTCAATTTAACAGCGCAACAATTTGCTTGTTGTACTAAAAGAATTTTATCACTGCCACTAAAATCTTTTGTAATATTCCCTTGCATTACCAAAAGatatttttcttcatcttttgttgcttctttacctgcaattttgataaaatattagtattatatcccaaaaattaagtttgttacacaacaaatgaaaaaatatttctCATTAGAATTTCTAAAAATTACAATTTGGTTGAATTTTACTCATTAATATCTCATTAAAAACTCACGTTCAAAATCTTCCATTGCTATAAGCATTTCTTTATCGGTGAGATATTGATCACAACCCTCCAAAACGAAGGAAGGTGACTGATCAAGGTCTTCTATCGAATTAATCATTTCTTTATCAGTTCAGTGGTGTGTAGACACTTGCTTCTGTAACAAATTTTTCACATGTAACTTCCGCGTCTTCATCTAAATACTCTTGTAACTCAATATGGACGTGTCTTCTTATACTCTTTTCACCGTGAGGGTTGACATGTTAGTAGTTTTTTTATaactatatgtgtagagaaatttGTTCCATGAAAAACACTACGTGGCATCACCATGACGATAGGTGAATGAATCACCACGAGTTTAGTGTCATACAGGAAGGGGATCATAACTTACTTCAATGGTATTATGTTATTACTATACCGATGGTGCATACTTGGAAATGCAAGAACTTTTcccttgttaacttaaatgaactaaaagtgttTGGGGTAAGATAATTTGTTCAATGAGTATCGTGACGTCAttgcttttagttcattttaaaataataaaggGAAGATGTTCTAACCTGTTTTAACGCGTTGCTGGATAGTGACGTCACAAGCAAGTGTTGCCAAAAATATTGTCTGAATAAatctttttactgaaaaataatgaaagttaacacttttagttcattaaagttaataaggggaacaCAATTTGAAATGGATAATATATATGCTTTGAAGAAATCCCCTGTAATGAGtatttgtattaaaaaaaaaagataatcgaTGATGACAACGATTGAAATTTTTGGTATAAATATTTGGAGTGAAATGGTAAGGAATCACTTGAAGAAGAAATATGGAGGTGGTTGCGACAAAACATACTAGTGCGGTGTTTATAGAAATGTTATATACAATTAAGAGAGTCGAACCCATTCAAACAAGAGTTGATGCGGAACCTGTTCTCTCAAaagaagagattgtagctgaggtaCGAGAAATGACTCAACGATGGAGcgaagaaatattggaaaatttattgttacgagaatgtgaatggagtagtcatttatctcaaacttttattataccaaagcccaaaaaattaattaagaaaatggattttgaaatggctgatcctagtttaggtaagtttaatgaaatttttcatttaatactatttagcaactctttatgtgtatgggagagtgttgtgtgtaaGTCACCCCAGACATTGTCCGGAACTCGCATAGAAAGCATCTAATATGGGGAAACTTGCCGATTTCATTGTTATTTGTGAAATGGTGAAAGATCTTCCTTGGTT from Cherax quadricarinatus isolate ZL_2023a chromosome 95, ASM3850222v1, whole genome shotgun sequence includes:
- the LOC138855455 gene encoding uncharacterized protein produces the protein MINSIEDLDQSPSFVLEGCDQYLTDKEMLIAMEDFERKEATKDEEKYLLVMQGNITKDFSGSDKILLVQQANCCAVKLKKGGLADALSQVLPLSNPYLFRSPGCHKANLASEVTRDKFGSIKFVNNGKNNPMIVNMFAQYAMGPPHKYYMNCKVDKAYYNTCKYLDTKKGREIMFKECMNELVKWLLTDPNGIIMEKVVFPEGIGCASAGGDWHAYLKIILDFAKELKKRRRNIIIIIVKYAK